The following are encoded together in the Streptomyces tsukubensis genome:
- the ureG gene encoding urease accessory protein UreG, which translates to MHLDHSHDGPAAVSADAHRPDGARRALRIGLGGPVGSGKTATVAALCRELRDTLSMAVVTNDIYTREDAEFLLREAVLPPERITAVETGACPHTAIRDDISANLEAVEDLEDEIGPLDLILVESGGDNLTATFSRGLVDAQVFVIDVAGGDDIPRKGGPGVTTADLLVINKTDLAPYVGSDLDRMASDAASQRGELPVILQSLRTETGVKPIADWVREQHSAWTSRT; encoded by the coding sequence ATGCATCTCGACCATTCCCACGATGGACCCGCCGCCGTCAGCGCTGACGCCCACCGCCCCGACGGAGCCAGGCGCGCCCTCCGTATCGGCCTCGGAGGGCCCGTGGGGTCGGGCAAGACCGCCACGGTCGCCGCCCTCTGCCGCGAACTGCGCGACACCCTCTCCATGGCCGTCGTCACCAACGACATCTACACGAGGGAGGACGCGGAGTTTCTGCTGCGCGAGGCGGTACTGCCCCCCGAGCGGATCACCGCCGTGGAGACGGGCGCCTGCCCGCACACCGCCATCCGCGACGACATCTCCGCCAATCTCGAAGCCGTCGAAGACCTGGAGGACGAGATCGGTCCGCTCGACCTGATACTCGTCGAGTCCGGCGGTGACAACCTCACCGCGACCTTCTCGCGCGGTCTGGTGGACGCCCAGGTCTTCGTCATCGACGTGGCGGGCGGCGACGACATCCCACGCAAGGGCGGGCCCGGAGTCACCACCGCCGACCTGCTTGTCATCAACAAGACCGACCTGGCACCGTACGTCGGCTCGGACCTCGACCGCATGGCGTCGGACGCCGCGTCCCAGCGCGGTGAACTCCCCGTCATCCTCCAGTCGCTGCGTACGGAGACCGGGGTGAAGCCCATCGCCGACTGGGTCCGCGAGCAGCACTCCGCGTGGACGTCCCGCACATGA
- a CDS encoding urease accessory protein UreF, whose protein sequence is MSRAALLVLADGRFPAGGHAHSGGAEAAVKAGRVTGAADLGEFCRGRLHTTGLVSATLAAAAALGVDPLALDEAADARTPSPALRTAARRLGRQLMRAARATWPHAELDALADARPRGAHQPVVLGLTARSAGLGPEDAAYCSAYEAISGPATATVRLLSLDPFDATAVLAGLAPDIDTLVKEAASRARLALTEGADTLPAASAPLLEIGAQAHAAWPVRLFAS, encoded by the coding sequence GTGAGCAGAGCCGCACTCCTCGTCCTCGCGGACGGCCGCTTCCCCGCAGGCGGCCACGCCCACTCCGGCGGGGCGGAAGCCGCCGTCAAGGCAGGCCGTGTCACCGGCGCGGCCGACCTCGGCGAGTTCTGCCGGGGAAGGCTGCACACCACGGGACTGGTCTCCGCCACCCTCGCGGCAGCCGCCGCCCTCGGCGTCGACCCGCTCGCCCTGGACGAGGCCGCCGACGCCCGCACCCCGTCCCCCGCCCTGCGCACGGCCGCCCGCAGACTGGGCAGGCAGCTCATGCGGGCCGCGCGGGCCACCTGGCCGCACGCCGAGCTGGACGCCCTCGCCGACGCACGGCCGCGCGGCGCACACCAGCCCGTCGTACTCGGTCTCACCGCCAGGTCCGCGGGGCTCGGACCCGAGGACGCCGCCTACTGCTCGGCGTACGAGGCCATCAGCGGCCCCGCCACCGCCACCGTCAGGCTGCTCAGCCTCGACCCGTTCGACGCCACCGCCGTACTGGCGGGGCTCGCCCCGGACATCGACACCCTCGTCAAGGAAGCGGCCTCACGCGCCCGGCTCGCCCTCACCGAGGGCGCCGACACGCTGCCCGCCGCCTCCGCCCCGCTGCTGGAGATCGGCGCACAGGCCCACGCTGCCTGGCCCGTACGTCTCTTCGCCTCCTGA
- a CDS encoding urease subunit alpha encodes MFPGASARAELSRAAYADLFGPTTGDRIRLGDTDLLIEIEEDRAGGPGRSGDESVFGGGKVIRESMGQSRVGRAQGAPDTVVTGAVIVDHWGVVKADIGIRDGRITGIGKSGNPDTMDGVHPDLVIGPDTEIISGNGKIITAGAIDTHVHFISPGVIDEALSSGVTTLVGGGTGPAEGSKATTITPGRWHLARMFEALESSPVNIGFLGKGNTVSADSMRGQLRAGAVGFKIHEDWGATPAVLDACLRVCDESGAQLAVHTDTLNEAGFVGDTFDAIAGRTIHAFHVEGAGGGHAPDMITAVSLPNMLPSSTNPTRPHTINTVEEHLDMLMVCHHLNPAVPEDLAFAESRIRPSTIAAEDILHDLGAISIMSSDAQAMGRIGEVVMRTWQTAHVMKRRRGFLPGDTRADNHRARRYVAKYTINPAIAQGLDDEVGSVESGKLADLVLWDPIFFGVKPQTVIKGGQIVHAQVGDANASIPTPQPILPRPMFGALGRAPGANSLNFVTRAALDDGLPELLGLTKRFAAIRSTRGLSKADMRQNDALPRVEVAPDSFAVTVDGELIEPAPATELPLAQRYFLF; translated from the coding sequence CTGTTCCCCGGCGCTTCCGCCCGCGCGGAGCTCTCCCGCGCCGCTTACGCGGACCTCTTCGGTCCGACCACGGGGGACCGGATCAGGCTCGGTGACACCGATCTGCTGATCGAGATCGAGGAGGACCGCGCGGGCGGCCCCGGACGCTCGGGTGACGAGTCCGTCTTCGGCGGCGGCAAGGTCATCCGCGAGTCCATGGGCCAGTCCAGGGTGGGTCGCGCCCAGGGCGCGCCCGACACCGTCGTCACCGGCGCGGTGATCGTCGACCACTGGGGTGTGGTCAAGGCGGACATCGGGATCCGCGACGGCCGTATCACCGGAATCGGCAAGTCCGGGAACCCCGACACGATGGACGGTGTGCACCCCGATCTCGTCATCGGCCCCGACACCGAGATCATCTCGGGCAACGGCAAGATCATCACCGCTGGTGCCATCGACACCCACGTCCACTTCATCTCACCCGGTGTCATCGACGAGGCACTGTCCTCGGGCGTCACCACCCTCGTGGGCGGCGGGACGGGCCCCGCCGAGGGCAGCAAGGCCACCACCATCACGCCGGGCCGCTGGCACCTGGCCCGGATGTTCGAGGCGCTGGAGTCCAGCCCCGTCAACATCGGTTTCCTCGGCAAGGGCAACACCGTCTCCGCCGACTCGATGCGCGGTCAACTGCGCGCGGGTGCGGTCGGGTTCAAGATCCATGAGGACTGGGGCGCGACCCCCGCGGTCCTCGACGCCTGCCTCCGTGTCTGCGACGAGTCCGGCGCCCAGCTCGCGGTGCACACCGACACCCTCAACGAGGCCGGTTTCGTCGGTGACACCTTCGACGCCATCGCGGGCCGGACCATCCACGCCTTCCACGTCGAGGGCGCCGGCGGCGGACACGCGCCCGACATGATCACCGCGGTCTCCCTGCCGAACATGCTGCCCAGCTCCACCAACCCGACCAGGCCGCACACCATCAACACCGTCGAGGAACACCTCGACATGCTGATGGTCTGCCACCACCTCAACCCGGCGGTCCCCGAGGACCTGGCCTTCGCCGAGTCCCGTATCCGGCCGAGCACCATCGCGGCCGAGGACATCCTGCACGACCTCGGAGCCATCTCCATCATGTCCTCGGACGCCCAGGCCATGGGGCGGATCGGCGAAGTGGTGATGCGCACCTGGCAGACGGCGCACGTGATGAAGCGCCGCAGGGGTTTCCTGCCCGGCGACACCCGCGCGGACAACCACCGGGCCCGCAGGTACGTGGCGAAGTACACCATCAACCCGGCCATCGCCCAGGGTCTGGACGACGAGGTCGGCTCCGTCGAGAGCGGGAAACTGGCCGATCTGGTGCTCTGGGACCCGATCTTCTTCGGGGTCAAGCCGCAGACCGTGATCAAGGGCGGTCAGATCGTCCACGCGCAGGTCGGCGACGCCAACGCCTCCATCCCCACCCCGCAGCCCATCCTGCCCCGGCCGATGTTCGGCGCCCTCGGGCGCGCGCCCGGCGCCAACTCCCTCAACTTCGTGACGCGGGCGGCGCTCGACGACGGGCTCCCCGAACTGCTCGGCCTGACCAAGCGGTTCGCCGCCATCAGGTCGACGCGTGGCCTCAGCAAGGCGGACATGCGGCAGAACGACGCCCTGCCGAGGGTCGAGGTGGCCCCCGACAGCTTCGCCGTGACCGTCGACGGAGAGCTGATCGAGCCGGCGCCCGCCACCGAACTCCCCCTCGCCCAGCGCTACTTCCTCTTCTGA
- a CDS encoding urease subunit beta — protein sequence MIPGEILFARTPVPFNEGRPVTLLTVLNAADRPVQVGSHYHFAEANPGLEFDRAAAHGLRLHIAAGTAVRFEPGIPVEVALVPIGGLRLVFGLRGQIAGPLDGPGAMDGPRSGAADDETNGATGV from the coding sequence GTGATCCCCGGAGAGATCCTCTTCGCCCGGACGCCGGTCCCCTTCAACGAGGGACGCCCCGTCACCCTGCTCACCGTCCTCAACGCGGCGGACCGCCCCGTACAGGTCGGCTCGCACTACCACTTCGCCGAGGCCAACCCCGGCCTGGAGTTCGACAGGGCCGCCGCGCACGGCCTGCGGCTGCACATCGCCGCGGGGACCGCCGTACGTTTCGAGCCCGGCATCCCGGTGGAGGTCGCCCTCGTCCCCATCGGCGGGCTGCGCCTCGTATTCGGACTGCGAGGGCAGATCGCCGGCCCCCTGGACGGGCCCGGCGCCATGGACGGCCCCCGCAGCGGCGCGGCCGACGACGAGACGAACGGAGCCACAGGTGTCTGA
- a CDS encoding urease subunit gamma has translation MHLTPHEQEKLLIHVAADVARRRRERGLRLNHPEAVALITSHILEGARDGRTVAELMSSGRAVLTDADVMDGIPEMIPDVQVEATFPDGTKLVTVHAPIVPRGSEGA, from the coding sequence GTGCACTTGACCCCGCACGAACAGGAAAAACTTCTCATTCATGTGGCCGCTGACGTGGCCCGCAGGCGCCGCGAACGCGGGCTCCGGCTCAACCACCCGGAAGCGGTCGCCCTGATCACCTCGCACATCCTCGAAGGCGCCAGGGACGGACGCACGGTGGCCGAGCTGATGTCCTCGGGACGTGCGGTGCTCACCGACGCGGACGTCATGGACGGCATCCCCGAGATGATCCCCGACGTGCAGGTCGAGGCCACCTTCCCGGACGGCACCAAGCTCGTCACCGTCCACGCCCCGATAGTCCCGCGAGGGAGTGAAGGCGCGTGA
- a CDS encoding type II toxin-antitoxin system Phd/YefM family antitoxin, which produces MAYEIPVTQARAELADLINRVVYGGERVVVTRHGKPLVALVSSADLDRLEEADSAGEEETAAPPVISSLSATRTAAPASPEPGRFGIAAEYQGPRPH; this is translated from the coding sequence ATGGCCTATGAGATTCCGGTGACGCAAGCCCGCGCTGAACTCGCCGACCTGATCAACCGGGTCGTGTACGGCGGTGAACGTGTCGTCGTCACGCGGCACGGCAAGCCGCTCGTCGCCCTGGTCTCCTCGGCCGACCTGGACCGGCTGGAGGAAGCGGACAGCGCGGGGGAGGAGGAGACTGCGGCGCCGCCGGTCATCAGCTCACTCTCCGCCACCCGAACCGCCGCCCCCGCCTCGCCGGAGCCGGGCCGCTTCGGCATCGCCGCCGAGTACCAGGGGCCCCGCCCGCACTGA
- a CDS encoding ATP-dependent Clp protease proteolytic subunit: MKRPFARHVLPSFTERTSSGARTLDPYSKLLEERIIFLGSPIDDTSATDVIAQFMHLEHAAPDRDISVYINSPGGSFDAMTAIYDTMRYVSCEVETVCLGQAASCAAVLLAAGAPGKRGALPGARVLLCQPSLPEPIEGPHTDLEIHAAEIARVKTLQEVLLSRHTGRTRERVAADIERDHILTAQEGVEYGLVDRVVTSRKKSTATAGAK; the protein is encoded by the coding sequence GTGAAGCGACCGTTCGCCCGCCACGTCCTGCCCTCCTTCACCGAGCGCACCAGCTCCGGAGCCCGGACCCTCGATCCGTACTCCAAGCTGCTGGAGGAGCGGATCATCTTCCTCGGCTCCCCCATCGACGACACATCGGCCACCGACGTGATCGCCCAGTTCATGCACCTCGAACACGCCGCACCCGACCGCGACATCTCCGTGTACATCAATTCACCGGGCGGCTCGTTCGACGCGATGACGGCGATCTACGACACCATGCGGTACGTCTCGTGCGAGGTGGAGACGGTATGCCTGGGGCAGGCCGCGTCCTGCGCCGCCGTCCTGCTCGCGGCCGGCGCCCCGGGCAAGCGGGGCGCGCTTCCGGGGGCGCGCGTACTGCTGTGCCAGCCCTCCCTGCCGGAGCCGATCGAGGGGCCACACACCGATCTGGAGATCCACGCCGCCGAGATCGCGCGCGTCAAGACGCTCCAGGAGGTATTGCTCTCCCGGCACACCGGGAGGACCCGTGAGCGCGTCGCGGCCGATATCGAGCGCGACCACATCCTCACCGCACAGGAGGGAGTGGAGTACGGACTCGTGGACCGGGTGGTGACGAGCCGCAAGAAGTCGACCGCGACGGCCGGGGCGAAGTGA
- a CDS encoding C40 family peptidase encodes MTPRNRVPALLTRAGTASALTLAAIGGTVVAPGALTEAQAAPVSAKAVKIAASKKGAPYRYGATGPHRFDCSGLTLYSFKRAGKKLPRTAAAQYNKTRHISSSRRSKGDLVFFHSGRNVYHVGIYAGGGRIWHSPKTGAVVRLERIWSRSVWYGRVR; translated from the coding sequence ATGACCCCGCGGAATCGTGTCCCCGCATTGCTGACCAGGGCCGGAACGGCATCGGCTCTCACCCTCGCCGCCATCGGTGGCACGGTCGTGGCGCCAGGCGCCCTGACCGAGGCCCAGGCCGCCCCCGTCTCGGCGAAGGCCGTCAAGATCGCCGCCTCCAAGAAGGGCGCTCCCTACAGGTACGGCGCCACGGGCCCACACCGCTTCGACTGCTCCGGCCTGACGCTCTACTCGTTCAAGCGGGCGGGCAAGAAGCTGCCTCGTACCGCAGCCGCCCAGTACAACAAGACGCGCCACATCTCATCGAGCAGGCGCAGCAAGGGAGATCTGGTCTTCTTCCATTCCGGCCGCAATGTCTACCACGTCGGGATCTACGCGGGTGGGGGCCGTATCTGGCACTCCCCCAAGACCGGTGCCGTGGTACGGCTCGAACGCATCTGGTCCAGGAGCGTCTGGTACGGGCGCGTGCGCTGA
- a CDS encoding ATP-binding protein, whose protein sequence is MADHQEASVTLPSDAASVPTARRFVSTTLAEWGLPPETGAADTVRLIVSELATNAVQHTFGQSPYFTITVELDRDERLRIGVTDSHPRWPQRLPAAVRQDNGRGLVIIRWLTAECGGGFSVVPTAEGGKTVWITLPWTVGPVIPVAG, encoded by the coding sequence ATGGCCGATCACCAGGAAGCGTCCGTCACTCTGCCGAGCGATGCGGCCTCGGTACCGACGGCGCGCAGATTCGTGAGCACGACGCTCGCCGAGTGGGGGCTGCCTCCGGAGACGGGGGCAGCGGACACCGTGCGGCTCATCGTCTCCGAACTGGCCACCAACGCTGTCCAGCACACGTTCGGACAGTCCCCCTACTTCACCATCACGGTGGAGCTGGACCGGGACGAGAGGCTGAGGATCGGCGTCACGGACAGCCATCCTCGCTGGCCGCAGCGGCTGCCCGCCGCCGTGCGGCAGGACAACGGCCGAGGTCTTGTCATCATCCGCTGGCTCACCGCCGAATGCGGCGGCGGTTTCTCGGTCGTCCCCACGGCGGAGGGCGGCAAGACCGTCTGGATCACTCTCCCCTGGACGGTTGGCCCCGTCATTCCCGTGGCTGGATGA
- a CDS encoding helix-turn-helix domain-containing protein produces the protein MTHGPAVRRRKLGSELRTLRGRAGLTSGQAAVLAGWHQSKVSRIETGRSGAKAEDVRRLLDVYGVRELESRRLLQALAGPENESDRHHWWYSYRELLPTAYRDFIRLEAQAGAMRTLETSVVPGLLQTRDYARAVTRAALTGLPAPLNDEQVDALVDVRLARQEVLHRESPLELTAVLDEAVLRRRVGGNGVMRSQLLRLLQQTELPNLRLQVLPFAAGEHVGITGPFVIFSFSVITDLDVVILDHLASSVHLEQREDIRAYGDAFALLQEHALSPGKSSDLIAEISDGA, from the coding sequence ATGACACACGGACCTGCCGTACGCCGACGGAAACTCGGCAGCGAATTGCGCACCCTGCGCGGCCGCGCGGGGCTCACCAGCGGCCAGGCCGCGGTGCTCGCGGGCTGGCACCAGTCCAAGGTGAGCCGGATCGAGACAGGACGAAGCGGCGCCAAGGCGGAGGACGTGCGCCGGTTACTCGATGTCTACGGGGTGCGGGAACTCGAATCGCGCCGGCTCCTCCAGGCGCTGGCCGGCCCGGAGAACGAGAGCGACAGACACCACTGGTGGTACTCCTACCGGGAGTTGCTGCCGACCGCCTACCGGGATTTCATCAGACTGGAGGCCCAGGCCGGGGCCATGCGGACCCTGGAGACCTCGGTAGTACCCGGCCTTCTCCAGACCCGCGACTACGCACGGGCGGTGACCCGGGCGGCCCTCACCGGCCTGCCCGCGCCTCTCAACGACGAGCAGGTGGACGCCCTCGTCGACGTACGGCTCGCCCGCCAGGAAGTGCTGCACAGGGAATCGCCGCTGGAGTTGACCGCCGTCCTCGATGAAGCGGTACTGCGCAGGAGGGTCGGTGGAAATGGCGTAATGAGAAGCCAGTTGCTCCGACTGCTCCAGCAGACGGAGCTGCCCAACCTCCGCCTCCAAGTGCTCCCTTTCGCGGCGGGGGAACATGTGGGCATCACAGGGCCGTTCGTAATTTTTTCATTTTCGGTCATTACTGATCTGGATGTGGTCATCCTCGACCACTTGGCGAGTAGCGTGCATCTCGAACAGAGAGAGGACATCCGGGCGTACGGCGACGCGTTCGCGCTCCTTCAGGAGCACGCGCTCTCGCCCGGGAAATCATCGGATCTCATCGCCGAGATCAGCGACGGCGCGTAA
- a CDS encoding DUF397 domain-containing protein, giving the protein MGALPRYVSSSTTLHSAHWRRSSHSTGANNCVETAVADETPWAGLLAVRDSKTAAGPALLFTPRAWRRFLTTVTD; this is encoded by the coding sequence ATGGGTGCACTGCCTCGGTACGTATCCTCCAGCACCACTCTGCACAGCGCACACTGGCGGCGCAGCAGCCACAGCACCGGCGCGAACAACTGCGTCGAGACGGCAGTGGCGGATGAGACCCCCTGGGCGGGTCTTCTGGCCGTGCGCGACTCGAAGACCGCGGCGGGGCCCGCCCTGCTCTTCACCCCACGGGCCTGGCGGCGGTTCCTCACCACCGTGACGGACTGA
- a CDS encoding LLM class F420-dependent oxidoreductase, producing MAGEFRFGVNMITPGGADEWRAKCRRAEELGFDVILVADHLGMPSPFPALVAAAEATRRPRVGTFVLNAGFWNPALLAREVATTDALTGGRLELGLGTGYVRAEHDTAGLPWGSPGQRVDHLRHVVEELDRLFDSAEYRPRPVQRPRPPLLIGGNGNRVLGLAAERADTTAFTGARSVPGDKDGRLQHITPEELDERVAFHGGAAADRETPPELNLLVQLVAVTDDRRAGIQSFKEHLPDLGEEEILALPLLLVGTVREIADQVRAQRERYGFTYITVLEPYLEMFGAVIKELRTG from the coding sequence ATGGCCGGCGAATTCCGGTTCGGCGTCAACATGATCACCCCTGGCGGCGCGGACGAGTGGCGCGCGAAGTGCCGGAGGGCCGAAGAACTCGGGTTCGACGTGATCCTCGTGGCCGACCACCTCGGGATGCCGTCGCCGTTCCCGGCGCTGGTGGCCGCGGCGGAGGCGACGCGACGGCCCCGGGTCGGCACCTTCGTCCTCAACGCCGGCTTCTGGAACCCCGCGCTGCTCGCCCGTGAGGTCGCGACGACGGACGCGCTGACCGGCGGGCGGCTCGAACTCGGCCTGGGCACCGGATACGTGCGGGCCGAGCACGACACCGCCGGGCTGCCCTGGGGTTCACCCGGCCAGCGGGTCGACCACCTTCGGCACGTCGTCGAGGAGCTGGACCGGTTGTTCGACTCCGCCGAGTATCGCCCGAGGCCCGTACAGCGCCCTCGGCCTCCCTTGCTGATCGGCGGCAACGGGAACCGCGTGCTGGGGCTCGCCGCGGAACGCGCGGACACGACGGCGTTCACCGGAGCGCGTTCCGTCCCCGGCGACAAGGACGGCAGGCTCCAGCACATCACCCCCGAGGAACTGGACGAGCGGGTCGCCTTCCACGGCGGGGCCGCGGCCGACCGCGAGACACCGCCCGAGCTGAATCTCCTGGTCCAGCTGGTCGCCGTCACCGACGACAGGCGCGCGGGGATCCAGTCCTTCAAAGAACACCTCCCCGACCTCGGCGAGGAGGAGATCCTCGCGCTTCCCCTGCTGCTCGTCGGAACCGTCCGCGAGATCGCGGATCAGGTGCGTGCCCAGCGGGAGCGGTACGGCTTCACCTACATCACCGTCCTTGAGCCGTATCTGGAGATGTTCGGCGCGGTGATCAAGGAGCTTCGCACCGGCTGA
- a CDS encoding hemolysin family protein: MTEVLLLAVAVLLSLACGAFVAAEFSLTTVERGELERAVERGDRGAAGALKAARNLTFELSGAQLGITVTNLVVGMLSEPSIAKLLAGPLRSLGLTGTAASSVSLLLGTALSTVFLMVVGELVPKNWAISSPLAVARRVATPQRWFSAVFRPFITHLNNTANRFVRRFGLEPAEELASARGPQELAALARHSARTGTLEADTAELFVRTLNLADLTAENVMTPRVRVIALDSSATCEDVAAATRATGLSRFPVHRGGLDSVSGVVHIKDVLAVPASRRAHVQVAELMRPPLFVPETLTVDRLLDRLSGRQTMAVVIDEYGGTAGVATLEDIVEEVVGEVRDEHDPHETPGIAPAGEDGSGRRLYSADGSARTDQLMRIGLRVPDGPYETLAGLMATELGRIPTPGDSVEVAGWRLDVADASGRRAARVTLHAPAGPDPATDDVVGADEGPYTIDSGDPR; this comes from the coding sequence ATGACCGAAGTGCTCCTGCTCGCCGTCGCGGTGCTGCTCTCGCTCGCGTGCGGGGCGTTCGTCGCCGCCGAGTTCTCCCTCACCACCGTCGAGCGCGGCGAACTCGAACGGGCCGTTGAACGCGGGGACCGGGGCGCCGCCGGCGCTCTGAAGGCCGCGCGGAATCTCACCTTCGAGCTCTCCGGCGCACAGCTCGGCATCACCGTGACCAATCTGGTCGTCGGCATGCTCTCCGAGCCCTCCATCGCCAAGCTGCTCGCCGGGCCGCTGCGCTCGCTCGGCCTCACGGGAACCGCCGCGTCCTCGGTCTCACTGCTGCTGGGCACCGCGCTGTCGACGGTGTTCCTGATGGTCGTCGGGGAGCTGGTCCCCAAGAACTGGGCGATCTCCTCCCCGCTGGCCGTCGCCCGGCGGGTGGCGACCCCGCAACGCTGGTTCAGCGCCGTCTTCCGGCCGTTCATCACCCACCTCAACAACACGGCCAACCGGTTCGTACGCCGTTTCGGCCTGGAGCCGGCCGAGGAGCTGGCCTCCGCGCGCGGCCCTCAGGAGCTGGCCGCCCTGGCCAGGCACTCGGCGAGGACGGGCACGCTGGAGGCGGACACCGCCGAGCTGTTCGTACGCACCCTCAATCTCGCCGATCTGACCGCGGAGAACGTGATGACCCCGCGCGTCCGGGTCATCGCCCTCGACTCCTCGGCGACCTGCGAGGACGTGGCCGCGGCGACCCGCGCCACCGGGCTCTCCCGTTTCCCTGTGCACCGGGGCGGCCTCGACTCGGTGAGCGGTGTCGTCCACATCAAGGACGTACTGGCCGTGCCCGCCTCCCGCAGGGCACACGTCCAGGTCGCCGAGCTGATGCGCCCGCCTCTGTTCGTACCGGAGACGCTGACCGTGGACCGGCTGCTCGACCGGCTCTCCGGTCGGCAGACCATGGCCGTCGTCATCGACGAGTACGGCGGGACGGCCGGGGTCGCCACGCTGGAGGACATCGTCGAAGAGGTCGTCGGCGAGGTACGCGACGAGCACGACCCGCACGAGACGCCGGGGATCGCCCCGGCGGGCGAGGACGGGTCGGGACGGAGGCTGTACTCGGCGGACGGCTCGGCCCGCACCGACCAGCTCATGCGGATCGGGCTCCGGGTGCCGGACGGCCCGTACGAGACGCTGGCCGGGCTCATGGCCACGGAACTCGGCAGGATCCCCACACCGGGCGACAGCGTCGAGGTGGCCGGCTGGCGGCTTGATGTCGCCGACGCCTCGGGGCGCAGGGCCGCCCGCGTGACGCTGCACGCTCCCGCGGGACCCGACCCCGCCACGGACGACGTGGTCGGCGCAGACGAGGGTCCGTACACCATTGACTCCGGGGACCCGCGATGA
- a CDS encoding hemolysin family protein, which produces MTVLQLLIGLATLVVNAFFVGAEFALISVRRSQIEPHAEEGDRRARRVLWGLQHVSHLMAAAQLGITLCTLVLGIVAEPAIAHLLEPVFGLVGVAHGLVHPIAFVVALAVATYLHMLLGEMIPKNIALAEPVRSALLLGPPLVALTRALRPVIFTVNAVANALLKLLRVEVKDEVAAAFSDTELARLVKDSSAAGLLDERATERLHDALELGRRPVADVVVPLERVVHAQVGVTPEQLEALSAESGFSRFPVVDGRLRIVGYLHVKDALDAMPADLPFRIPDMRFIARVRATTPLDDVLTAMRASRTHLAAVIGTDGTLAGLVTMEDVLRELFARQV; this is translated from the coding sequence ATGACCGTTCTGCAACTCCTCATCGGCCTGGCCACCCTCGTCGTCAACGCCTTCTTCGTCGGCGCGGAATTCGCGCTGATCTCCGTCAGGCGCTCCCAGATCGAACCGCACGCCGAAGAGGGCGACCGGCGCGCCCGAAGGGTCCTGTGGGGGCTCCAGCACGTCTCCCACCTGATGGCGGCCGCCCAGCTCGGCATCACCCTGTGCACCCTCGTCCTCGGTATCGTGGCCGAGCCCGCCATCGCGCACCTGCTCGAACCGGTCTTCGGGCTGGTCGGCGTGGCGCACGGACTCGTCCATCCGATCGCGTTCGTCGTCGCGCTCGCGGTGGCCACGTATCTGCACATGCTGCTCGGCGAGATGATCCCGAAGAACATCGCACTGGCGGAGCCGGTACGCAGCGCCCTGCTGCTCGGTCCGCCGCTCGTGGCCCTCACCCGGGCCCTGCGGCCGGTGATCTTCACCGTCAACGCCGTCGCCAACGCGCTGCTGAAGCTGTTGCGCGTGGAAGTGAAGGACGAGGTGGCCGCCGCGTTCTCGGACACCGAGCTGGCCCGTCTCGTCAAGGACTCCAGCGCGGCGGGGCTGCTGGACGAGCGGGCCACCGAGCGGCTGCACGACGCCCTTGAGCTGGGCCGCAGGCCGGTCGCCGATGTGGTGGTGCCTCTGGAGCGGGTGGTACACGCGCAGGTCGGTGTCACCCCCGAGCAGTTGGAGGCGCTGTCGGCGGAGTCGGGTTTCTCGCGGTTCCCCGTGGTCGACGGCCGGCTGAGGATCGTCGGCTATCTGCACGTCAAGGACGCGCTGGACGCCATGCCGGCGGACCTGCCCTTCCGCATCCCCGACATGCGCTTCATCGCCCGGGTACGGGCGACCACTCCGCTCGACGACGTACTCACCGCCATGCGCGCGAGCCGTACGCACCTCGCGGCGGTCATCGGCACGGACGGCACACTGGCGGGTCTGGTGACGATGGAGGACGTCCTGCGCGAACTGTTCGCCAGGCAGGTGTGA